One Ignavibacterium album JCM 16511 genomic region harbors:
- a CDS encoding cation diffusion facilitator family transporter → MTQRENNFSVNKRAAIISMAVGLVMFTAKISAYLITGSSAIFSDAAESVVHIFATGMALFSIIFSNKPADQSHFYGHGNIEYFSAGIEGFLIVVAAVVIIYESAKDLILGVELQKMDIGLYVITAAGVINLLLGLFLIRTGKKTGSLTLIADGKHVLTDSYTSIGVMVGIILVIFTGIKEIDPIFAIIVATNILFTGYKLIRQSIGGLMNETDEEILKKISDLLLSIRKDYWIDLHQLRFWTSGERVFIDFHLIVPFYFTVKQSHDEEDFIKSELQKVFPIVDLKIHFDYCWSDLCKFCNYNECPHRREILSEKILWNKEKLIGGTIIPKAG, encoded by the coding sequence ATGACTCAGAGAGAAAATAATTTCAGTGTAAATAAACGTGCTGCTATAATTTCTATGGCAGTCGGACTTGTAATGTTCACCGCAAAAATTTCTGCATATCTGATAACCGGTTCATCTGCAATTTTTTCGGATGCTGCGGAATCAGTAGTTCATATTTTCGCAACAGGAATGGCACTGTTCAGTATTATCTTCAGCAATAAACCTGCTGATCAATCGCATTTTTATGGACACGGAAATATAGAGTATTTTTCTGCTGGTATCGAGGGCTTTTTAATTGTCGTTGCTGCAGTGGTAATTATTTATGAAAGTGCAAAAGATCTTATTCTTGGTGTCGAACTTCAGAAAATGGATATTGGTCTGTATGTTATTACTGCAGCGGGAGTGATAAATCTTCTTCTGGGTTTGTTCCTTATTCGTACCGGAAAGAAAACTGGTTCTCTGACTCTTATTGCGGATGGTAAACATGTTTTAACTGATTCTTATACAAGCATCGGAGTTATGGTTGGAATTATTTTAGTGATATTCACAGGAATAAAAGAAATCGACCCAATATTCGCCATTATAGTTGCAACAAATATTTTGTTTACGGGATATAAACTTATCCGTCAGTCAATCGGTGGATTGATGAACGAAACTGATGAAGAAATTTTAAAAAAGATTTCCGATTTACTTCTTTCAATACGAAAAGATTATTGGATTGATCTCCATCAACTCAGATTTTGGACTTCAGGTGAAAGAGTATTTATTGATTTTCATTTAATCGTTCCATTTTATTTCACAGTCAAACAATCCCACGATGAAGAAGATTTTATAAAATCAGAATTACAAAAAGTATTTCCCATCGTTGACCTGAAAATTCATTTTGATTATTGCTGGAGCGATTTGTGTAAATTCTGTAATTACAATGAATGCCCTCACAGAAGAGAAATACTTTCAGAAAAGATTCTCTGGAATAAAGAAAAACTGATTGGTGGTACAATCATTCCGAAAGCTGGATAG
- a CDS encoding MFS transporter, whose amino-acid sequence MSKKGKIFVWTLFDFANTSFSIIVVTFLYAVYFKKTVASGEPIGDLYWSFATSIAMIITAVISPILGAIADYSAGKKRFLLFFTALCILSTASLYFVQEGTIFWGIFLFVIANIGFEAGLVFYDAFLPEITEPKNYGRVSGYGFAMGYLGSLATLAIVYPFITAEKVRETFIVSAIFFLIFSIPLFLFLRDSRKNIQVHESYIKIGVGRVLNTVKHLKYYKNLATFLLAFFFYIEGVNTVIYFSGNYASTTLGFTETELLIFFITVQTTAILGSVILGIVADSIGQKKTIVITLLLWLLTVLLAIVIHDKTGFYVVGLLAGSAMGSSQSTSRSLMSKLTPPEKKTEFFGFYSFFGKSSAVLGPLVFGLVSYLTDSQRLAIFSVGFFFLIGLFILTKVKEPVAENTIQLSE is encoded by the coding sequence ATGAGCAAAAAGGGTAAAATATTTGTCTGGACCCTTTTCGACTTTGCGAACACTTCTTTTTCTATCATCGTTGTTACTTTCCTTTACGCAGTGTATTTCAAAAAAACTGTTGCTTCAGGTGAGCCAATTGGTGATTTATACTGGTCTTTCGCTACAAGCATTGCGATGATTATTACCGCTGTCATTTCTCCGATTCTTGGTGCTATTGCTGATTACTCGGCAGGTAAGAAAAGATTTTTATTATTCTTTACTGCATTGTGCATTCTTTCAACTGCTTCACTTTACTTTGTTCAAGAAGGAACAATTTTCTGGGGAATTTTTCTTTTTGTTATTGCAAATATTGGTTTCGAAGCAGGTCTTGTTTTTTACGATGCATTCCTTCCAGAAATCACAGAACCAAAAAATTATGGTAGAGTAAGTGGTTATGGTTTTGCGATGGGTTATTTGGGTTCGCTCGCAACACTTGCAATAGTTTATCCATTCATTACTGCAGAAAAAGTAAGAGAAACATTCATAGTATCTGCAATTTTCTTTTTGATTTTTTCTATTCCTTTATTCTTATTTCTTCGCGATAGCAGAAAAAATATTCAGGTACACGAATCTTATATTAAAATCGGAGTGGGAAGAGTTCTCAATACTGTAAAACATCTTAAGTACTATAAAAATCTTGCAACTTTTCTTCTGGCATTTTTCTTTTATATCGAAGGAGTGAACACAGTAATTTATTTTTCAGGTAATTATGCAAGCACAACTTTAGGATTCACTGAAACTGAACTACTGATTTTTTTTATTACTGTACAAACAACGGCTATTCTTGGTTCTGTTATTCTTGGAATTGTTGCTGATTCAATTGGACAAAAGAAAACTATCGTCATAACACTGCTACTTTGGCTGCTGACAGTATTACTTGCAATTGTTATTCATGATAAAACCGGATTTTATGTTGTCGGCTTACTTGCCGGTTCTGCCATGGGTTCAAGTCAATCTACCAGCAGAAGTCTGATGTCAAAACTAACCCCACCTGAAAAGAAAACAGAGTTTTTCGGATTTTATTCTTTCTTTGGGAAAAGTTCCGCGGTTCTTGGGCCTCTTGTATTCGGTCTGGTAAGTTACCTAACTGATAGTCAGAGATTAGCAATATTTTCCGTGGGATTTTTCTTCCTGATAGGTTTATTCATTCTAACGAAAGTTAAAGAGCCGGTAGCAGAAAATACTATCCAGCTTTCGGAATGA
- the nusB gene encoding transcription antitermination factor NusB codes for MTKVFKRRIIREKVLQVLYAYEMNNDNLQAQIDEVFADTDEDSDKQFGLSLIYKVIPNRTKFDEMIKGKVSNWEMDRIALIDKILIRMGICELLYFEDIPPKVSINEVIEISKKFSTAGSAKFINGVLDAILNDLKKNGELKKTGRGLVDETISKKTPKKSE; via the coding sequence ATGACAAAAGTATTCAAGAGAAGAATTATAAGAGAAAAAGTTTTACAGGTTCTTTACGCTTACGAAATGAATAATGATAATCTGCAGGCACAGATTGATGAAGTGTTCGCAGATACTGATGAAGATAGCGATAAACAGTTTGGACTTTCATTGATCTACAAAGTAATTCCCAATCGGACTAAGTTTGATGAAATGATAAAAGGCAAAGTCAGTAATTGGGAGATGGATCGAATTGCACTGATAGATAAAATTCTTATCAGGATGGGAATTTGTGAGCTTCTTTATTTTGAGGATATTCCGCCCAAAGTGTCAATCAATGAAGTTATTGAAATTTCCAAAAAGTTCAGCACTGCCGGAAGCGCTAAATTTATTAATGGAGTTCTTGATGCAATCCTGAATGATCTGAAAAAAAATGGTGAACTGAAGAAAACAGGAAGAGGACTTGTTGATGAAACCATTTCAAAAAAAACTCCAAAAAAAAGTGAATGA